A genomic region of Alicyclobacillus sp. SO9 contains the following coding sequences:
- the flgK gene encoding flagellar hook-associated protein FlgK — MGLSTFYGLNLGLSTLEAMKQAQSVVGNNMANASTPGYVRERSVMQEQVALTTTGNAGVAGRVGQGVTVESIQRVTNQFVNRQDRANQSNYQMYNVWQQNLSQIQSILNEPSSNSMQNAVDQFFQSWQTLSTNPTDTAARQSVISEAQTLGQTFQTITGQLEAMQSNLGQTVTKQVGQFNQYAQEVANLNKQIVSVKNQGQSPNALQDQRGLLLDKMSQLADVTYQQQNDGSVSVSVGSNKTQVVSGSSFTQLSTSGLVPGTLVQNGSSAAAPYPSSGFNLSQIKSGSIAGNVHSLDDASKLLGNLDSFLKAFQSQVNQVQHNKNAYDLNGNNLAPVLFTSTVTASGNTVLHVNNAFLQQGGTDLLAASSTGQPGDNGNALNMLQLQNAVSHTSGWNTSYASLFNNTTLTTGFNGNGTFDQFIGSTVSQIGVEASGVNSEVKTAGALAQQSANLRQSISGVNQDAQAAKMIQYQNTYNAAAKFISVFNQMLQTLITNV, encoded by the coding sequence ATGGGATTATCAACGTTTTATGGATTGAATCTAGGATTGTCCACGCTTGAGGCGATGAAACAGGCACAAAGCGTAGTTGGCAACAATATGGCGAATGCAAGCACGCCGGGTTACGTCAGAGAGCGGTCTGTTATGCAGGAGCAAGTTGCTCTGACTACAACGGGTAACGCTGGTGTTGCAGGCAGGGTTGGTCAGGGTGTTACAGTCGAATCGATTCAGCGCGTGACGAACCAATTTGTCAATCGACAGGACCGTGCCAATCAGAGTAACTACCAAATGTACAATGTCTGGCAGCAAAATCTGTCCCAGATTCAATCCATATTAAACGAACCCAGCTCAAACAGCATGCAAAACGCCGTCGACCAGTTTTTTCAATCCTGGCAGACGCTTTCCACGAATCCAACCGATACGGCTGCTCGGCAGTCAGTCATTTCAGAGGCCCAGACCTTAGGCCAAACCTTCCAGACAATCACAGGCCAGTTGGAAGCAATGCAATCAAATCTGGGTCAGACGGTCACGAAACAGGTTGGACAATTCAATCAATACGCGCAAGAAGTAGCCAACTTGAACAAGCAAATTGTCTCTGTTAAAAACCAGGGCCAGAGTCCAAACGCATTGCAAGACCAACGGGGGCTTCTCCTCGACAAAATGAGCCAACTGGCGGATGTTACTTATCAGCAGCAGAATGATGGTTCCGTTTCGGTCTCGGTTGGATCAAACAAAACCCAAGTCGTCAGTGGCTCCAGCTTTACGCAACTGTCGACATCCGGGTTAGTCCCAGGGACCTTGGTGCAAAACGGTTCAAGCGCGGCGGCACCGTACCCGTCGTCTGGTTTTAACCTATCACAGATAAAGTCAGGGTCCATAGCTGGGAATGTACACAGTTTAGATGATGCAAGTAAACTTTTGGGGAATCTTGATTCATTCTTAAAAGCGTTTCAGAGCCAAGTGAACCAGGTTCAGCACAATAAAAACGCCTATGACCTCAATGGAAACAACCTCGCACCCGTGCTTTTCACGAGTACTGTGACAGCTTCCGGGAACACGGTGCTGCATGTCAACAATGCCTTTCTACAACAGGGAGGTACAGACCTGTTGGCAGCGTCTTCGACCGGACAACCTGGAGACAATGGGAACGCTCTCAACATGCTTCAGTTGCAGAATGCGGTATCCCACACAAGCGGGTGGAATACGAGCTATGCCAGTTTGTTCAATAACACGACACTGACAACGGGCTTTAATGGGAATGGGACCTTTGACCAATTCATTGGCAGTACTGTTTCACAAATTGGGGTCGAAGCGTCAGGGGTCAATTCTGAAGTCAAGACAGCTGGTGCATTAGCTCAGCAGTCAGCCAACCTGAGGCAATCGATTTCAGGTGTCAATCAGGACGCACAGGCTGCCAAGATGATTCAGTATCAGAATACATACAATGCAGCCGCAAAATTCATTAGTGTTTTTAATCAAATGTTGCAAACGCTGATTACTAACGTATAG
- a CDS encoding flagellar biosynthesis anti-sigma factor FlgM: MMSSNINPSHNNPIANDKSVNGTYNNKTAKKTRTEFLAELKSQIQNGQYQPNLESLASKILSSGTLK, translated from the coding sequence ATGATGTCATCCAATATCAACCCATCACACAATAACCCAATTGCAAACGACAAGTCGGTAAATGGGACTTACAACAACAAAACAGCTAAGAAGACACGAACTGAGTTTCTAGCTGAACTGAAGAGTCAAATACAGAACGGTCAATATCAGCCAAACCTAGAAAGCCTGGCTTCAAAAATTCTTTCCAGCGGAACCTTGAAATAG
- a CDS encoding sigma-70 family RNA polymerase sigma factor codes for MQIDWSEEEAQYVERLATRYTQYRKSAAIDRDDLKSAAMIRWWRFRTRHPEVVDEKTRQICFYQQVKGAMRDVVRDSAPVKVTRTMQAKMKAYQRPSTVTLDHVIDVRAVDTEHDRELWMDVLNELRRLPEREQLILSLYFEQGLNFTEIAQVLDVSVSTVTRAYQKSIDTLRKNL; via the coding sequence ATGCAGATAGACTGGTCCGAAGAAGAAGCCCAATATGTTGAAAGGCTAGCGACGCGCTATACCCAATATCGAAAGAGTGCAGCCATAGATAGAGATGACCTTAAATCTGCCGCAATGATTCGTTGGTGGAGGTTTAGAACACGACATCCTGAGGTTGTAGATGAAAAGACTCGCCAAATTTGCTTTTATCAACAAGTGAAAGGAGCCATGAGGGATGTTGTGCGAGACTCCGCGCCGGTCAAAGTGACTAGAACTATGCAGGCAAAGATGAAAGCATATCAGCGACCGTCCACGGTGACGCTCGACCATGTCATAGACGTTCGAGCAGTAGACACCGAACACGACAGAGAGTTATGGATGGACGTGTTGAACGAGTTGCGAAGACTACCTGAAAGGGAACAACTGATTCTGTCTCTGTACTTTGAACAAGGCCTCAATTTTACTGAAATAGCTCAGGTCTTGGATGTCTCTGTATCAACGGTTACCCGTGCCTATCAGAAGTCTATCGACACACTTCGAAAAAACTTGTAA
- a CDS encoding TIGR03826 family flagellar region protein, translating to MSITNCRRCGGIYNKIGRDLCPECLKEEDAAYQVVRPYLRQHPNTYMAQLTEDTGVDEDLVVEMIRDGRLILGNNPNLFYSCENCGAPTQSGKYCHVCAREMSGAFSVASEGLKQRQTGESKERRYPGYYSKH from the coding sequence GTGTCCATTACAAACTGCCGACGCTGCGGCGGAATTTATAACAAAATTGGTCGGGACCTGTGTCCTGAATGCCTAAAGGAAGAAGACGCAGCTTATCAGGTCGTTCGGCCTTATTTGAGACAGCATCCGAATACATATATGGCTCAGCTTACGGAAGACACGGGTGTGGATGAGGACTTGGTTGTTGAAATGATAAGAGACGGTCGCTTGATTTTGGGGAACAACCCCAATTTATTTTATTCGTGTGAGAACTGTGGAGCTCCCACCCAGTCGGGCAAATACTGTCACGTCTGTGCTCGGGAAATGAGCGGTGCATTTTCGGTGGCTTCAGAAGGTCTGAAACAGCGTCAAACCGGTGAATCAAAGGAGCGACGATATCCCGGTTATTATTCTAAGCATTAA